A window from Streptomyces sp. NBC_00271 encodes these proteins:
- a CDS encoding GNAT family N-acetyltransferase: MSTTSRTGTTTDVGTFAIRPLDPIEDAELLHGWVTHPKAAFWMMQEAKLHDVEREYMAIAASEYHDAFLGSLDGEPVFLMERYDPAHVELVGLYEPAPGDVGMHFLVAPAETPVHGFTRAVITAVMEHLFADPTTARVVVEPDVRNTAVHALNEAVGFVPEREIEKPEKRALLSFCTRERFERTAGVTV, translated from the coding sequence ATGAGCACCACGAGCCGTACCGGCACGACCACCGACGTGGGCACCTTCGCCATCCGCCCCCTCGACCCCATCGAGGACGCCGAGCTGCTGCACGGCTGGGTGACGCATCCCAAGGCCGCCTTCTGGATGATGCAGGAGGCGAAGCTGCACGACGTGGAGCGCGAGTACATGGCCATCGCGGCCAGCGAGTACCACGACGCGTTCCTGGGGTCGCTGGACGGCGAACCCGTGTTCCTGATGGAGCGGTACGACCCGGCGCACGTGGAGCTGGTCGGTCTGTACGAGCCCGCGCCCGGAGATGTCGGCATGCACTTCCTGGTCGCGCCGGCCGAGACGCCGGTGCACGGGTTCACCCGCGCGGTGATCACCGCGGTGATGGAGCACCTGTTCGCCGACCCGACGACCGCGCGGGTCGTCGTCGAGCCCGACGTGCGCAACACGGCCGTGCACGCGCTGAACGAAGCCGTCGGGTTCGTGCCCGAGCGCGAGATAGAGAAGCCGGAGAAAAGGGCGTTGCTGAGCTTCTGCACCCGGGAGCGGTTCGAGCGGACGGCGGGGGTGACCGTATGA
- a CDS encoding IucA/IucC family protein has translation MSLADAVAHLSPERWERASRLLVRKALAEFAHERLITPEPDGDGGYVVRSDDGLTRYRFTATRRSLDHWQVDPESITRHRDGAELPLAALDFFIELKTSLGLSDEVLPVYLEEISSTLSGTCFKLTKPQIPSAELAKASFQEIETGMTEGHPCFVANNGRLGFGVHEYLSYAPESASPIRLVWLAAHRSRAAFTAGVGIEYESFVREELGARTVERFAATLTEQGLDPEDYLLIPVHPWQWWNKLSVTFAAEVAQRHLVCLGEGDDEYLAQQSIRTFFNTTSPKKHYVKTALSVLNMGFMRGLSAAYMEATPAINDWLAQLVENDPVLKSTGLSVIRERAAVGYRHLEYEAATDRYSPYRKMLAALWRETPVPSLQEGESLATMASLVHVDHTGASFAGALIERSGLSPVEWLRRYLRAYFTPLLHSFYAYDLVYMPHGENVILVLKDGVVQRAIYKDIAEEIAVMDPQAVLPPVVERIRVEVPEDKKLLSIFTDVFDCFFRFLAADLADEGILDEDDFWRTVAESVREYQKSAPELADKFRQYDMFAPEFALSCLNRLQLRNNKQMVDLADPSGALQLVGSLKNPIAGL, from the coding sequence ATGAGCCTCGCCGACGCCGTGGCCCACCTCTCCCCCGAGCGCTGGGAGCGCGCGAGCCGCCTTCTCGTCCGCAAGGCCCTCGCCGAGTTCGCGCACGAGCGCCTCATCACGCCGGAGCCAGACGGAGACGGCGGGTACGTCGTCCGCAGCGACGACGGTCTGACCCGCTACCGCTTCACCGCCACCCGCCGCTCCCTCGACCACTGGCAGGTCGACCCCGAGTCGATCACCCGCCACCGCGACGGGGCCGAACTGCCGCTCGCCGCACTCGACTTCTTCATCGAGCTGAAGACGTCACTGGGCCTGAGCGACGAGGTGCTGCCGGTCTACCTGGAGGAGATCTCCTCCACCCTCTCGGGCACCTGTTTCAAACTCACCAAGCCGCAGATCCCGTCCGCCGAGCTCGCGAAGGCCTCCTTCCAGGAGATCGAGACCGGCATGACCGAGGGCCACCCCTGCTTCGTCGCCAACAACGGGCGGCTCGGCTTCGGCGTGCACGAGTACCTCTCGTACGCGCCCGAGAGCGCGAGCCCGATCCGGCTGGTGTGGCTGGCCGCGCACCGCTCCCGGGCAGCCTTCACCGCGGGTGTGGGCATCGAGTACGAGTCCTTCGTGCGCGAGGAGCTGGGCGCCAGGACGGTCGAGCGGTTCGCCGCCACCCTCACCGAACAGGGTCTCGACCCCGAGGACTACCTCCTCATCCCCGTCCACCCCTGGCAGTGGTGGAACAAGCTCTCGGTGACCTTCGCGGCCGAGGTCGCCCAGCGCCACCTGGTCTGCCTCGGCGAGGGCGACGACGAGTACCTGGCCCAGCAGTCCATCCGGACCTTCTTCAACACCACCAGCCCCAAGAAGCACTACGTGAAGACGGCGCTGAGCGTCCTCAACATGGGCTTCATGCGCGGTCTGTCCGCCGCCTACATGGAGGCGACCCCGGCGATCAACGACTGGCTGGCCCAGCTCGTCGAGAACGACCCGGTGCTCAAGTCCACCGGCCTGTCGGTCATCCGCGAGCGCGCCGCCGTCGGCTACCGCCACCTGGAGTACGAGGCCGCCACCGACCGCTACTCCCCGTACCGCAAAATGCTCGCGGCCCTGTGGCGGGAGACCCCGGTCCCCTCGCTCCAGGAGGGCGAGAGCCTGGCCACCATGGCCTCCCTCGTCCATGTCGACCACACGGGCGCCTCCTTCGCGGGCGCGCTGATCGAGCGGTCCGGGCTGTCCCCCGTGGAGTGGCTGCGCCGCTATCTGCGCGCCTACTTCACGCCCCTCCTGCACAGCTTCTACGCCTACGACCTGGTCTACATGCCGCATGGCGAGAACGTCATCCTCGTCCTCAAGGACGGCGTCGTGCAGCGCGCGATCTACAAGGACATCGCCGAGGAGATCGCCGTCATGGACCCGCAGGCGGTGCTGCCGCCCGTGGTCGAGCGGATCCGCGTCGAGGTCCCCGAGGACAAAAAACTCCTGTCCATCTTCACGGACGTCTTCGACTGCTTCTTCCGCTTCCTGGCGGCCGACCTGGCCGACGAGGGCATCCTCGACGAGGACGACTTCTGGCGGACGGTCGCCGAGTCCGTACGCGAGTACCAGAAGTCGGCGCCCGAACTCGCCGACAAGTTCCGGCAGTACGACATGTTCGCGCCCGAGTTCGCGCTGTCCTGCCTGAACCGGCTCCAGCTGCGCAACAACAAGCAGATGGTGGACCTGGCCGATCCGTCCGGCGCACTCCAGCTGGTCGGCAGCCTGAAGAACCCGATCGCGGGCCTCTGA